CATAGAAAATGTAACTGTGATGTTGtgaacaatttttaaattaatgtgtCCTTATCTCTGCCACATACGTTACTCAAATTTTATTGTTTCCctaggaaatattttgttgtcCATTACATCACAAGTTcgtatttttaaaaaagttgaTTGAGAACAATTGAACTACTGAATTATGATGTTATGTCTTAGACATACTTCTTGATTTCATCATAAAGTACTAATACAAAAGCTCCGCCCATGCCTCTCAACACATTCGACCAGGCACCCTTGAAGAACGCTTTGGATCCTTCGTCTTTAGCTATCTTCCTCCAGCAATCAATTGTGCCCTTATACATAATATCAGCTGTGGAAACAAACATAAAGGTTAGAAGGCTTGAAGTTATACAGCATGTATAACATTATACAGCAAGTTTCAACTCTTGTATCTTTAAAACAACAAGGAATAAGCAAAGTACAGTGAGGATTTAAAATTTGGTCATCAgttaaggaaaattaattctcCATAGGAAATCAAGCAATTTCTCAGTCCTTTAGATCAACAGGATAGAAACAACCACCAATGTGTTCCCTGTAGATTTTTTAAAGACTCCAATGAGAAggttattaatttttcataagacaaaaaaaatatccaatATCTCTTATCTTATCCTGATGAAGGGAAACCTTCTGCAGCCAGAACCAGAGGAGCAGTTATTCTTACCTCCCTTTCGGCCAGACTGCATCATCATCCTACGTCGCACAGTATCAAAAGGATAAGAAACCAGCCCTGCCACTGCAGTGACACTCTGGGCAATCATCCAGCTCACTATGATGTGCACATTCTTTGGATCAGGCAACATACCTGTCATCAAGAACAAATGAACAGAATCAGTACAGAGGGAAAGGGCTGTGGGAAACATGGCTGTGGAAGGAATAACCACCCACCAACCCCACAGTCAATCCAAAGCCAAGGCATTTCAGAGCAGCAAGtagagggaggcaggaaggcaCGTCAGAAACACCTGTGCACATTTCTAGCACTGCACTCAACTGGTGCTGAGCCAAGCCCTGCTTGTCCTTGCATTGCCAAGCGCCCTAGAGTGCCTTTACTGAATGAATCTTCCCTTGTAGTCACTCCTCCATGCACTTCTTACCCTTGGCCGTATCGTATACCCCGAAATAGGCTGCTCTGTAGATGATGATGCCCTGGACAGACACACTAAATCCTTGGTACAAGCCCTTCAAGCCATCAGACTTAAAGATCTTGACAATGCAGTCGCCCAGGCCAGAGAACTCCCTCTCGGTGGCTCCTTTGCCCACATCGGCCGCCAGCCGGGTCCTGGCAAAATCCAGCGGGTAGACGAAGCAGAGGGAGGTGGCACCCGCGGCACCCCCGGACGCAAGGTTTCCTGCGAAGTAGCGCCAGAACTGCTTGTGCTTGTCCACTCCGCCCAGGAAGATCTGCTTGTACTTGTCCTTGAAGGCGAAGTTAAGGGCCTGGGTGGGGAAGTACCGGATGACATTGGCCAAGTTGCCTCTCCAGAAGGAGGCGATGCCCTGCTCCTTGGGGATGCGGACTATGCAGTCCACGATGCCCTTGTACTGCTTATCGGCCGTGATCTGTTTGCTGGCATGCTGGACCTgcggggaggaaggaggaggacgGCACGGTGAGAGACGGGCACCGCAGGGTGACCCCGCACGCTGAAGGGCACGGACGGGGCCGGCCCAGCTCCCGGCACGCCGAACGTCCCGGGCAGCTCCCGCGTAACCGGAGCCGGCCGAGCTCCTTCCCATATTTAGTCACGCCAGGCAGCGCCCGCCGAGCCGGCACCACCTGTGGCGCGGCACCGCCGCCCCCCGTCGccccctcacctgcagcagcaacTTCACTCTCTCGATGGGGGCGACAGCCGTCTTGGAGACGGCGGCGGCGATCCCGCCGGCCAGAAAGTCCTTGACGAAGCTGAGCGCTTGGTCACCCATGCCGCGAGCCGGTCCGACAGCCCCGCCCGGAGAGAGGCAACGAGCGGACACTTCCCCACCCCGCCGGACAAATgtccccgccgcccgcgccgccccgctTATAGCCCGCGGCCTCTCGCGATAGCAGGAGGCGCCCCCCCGGGCCGCGGGCATTGGCTGCGgcccgccgggcccgccccgccaTGCTGCCCCGGGCGCCGGCCGCGAGGGACGCGGGGCCCGGGACGTTTAAAGGGCAAATTAAAGTTATCTGGTGCCTGACGGGGAACGCGGTGTCAGAGCATGTGCCCGCTGTATTTATAGCTCCCGGGAGGCACCGGAGGAGAGatggggagctggcaggagcgCTTCAGGCCGTGTTAACCGTTCCGTGCAGGCGAGAGGCGGTGGCTGAGGGCTAAAAGCCCGCCCGGAGCGGTCTGAGAGTGCGACCCGCCCGCTGGGAGTGCTTTAAGCGTTGCCCTCCTGCTCGTGGATTCACGCAGAGAGCGGCCATGGGTGTCGTGCCCAACAGCAAAGCTCCCCAGGGAtgcactgccagcctgggaggCGGTGCTGTGTTCATAGGCATCAGTGTCCAGGACTGGACTGCACCTCTCTGGAGTCAAGGCCAGAGAGCTGCTTCGTGCTGTGCGCACTGTGTGGAACTTGCAGGCATCGAGGTCTTTAAATACCCCCCAGCATGCTCTGGGACTCGGCTTTCCCCAGGAGGAGACAGCATGCCTTTCTGCATTATACCCTCATTTCACCCCTGCAAGGTCAGACCCTCGCAAGACCCACGGGCAATCCCCTCttcagagagagagggaggaaagggaggagaCTGGGAAGCGCATGCCCAGGCATGCTGAAGTTGCTTGACTGGCGCCAAGTGTGAAAGAAGAGTAAAGGCTGTAGTGTAGCTCTGCCTTCATGCAGCATCTGGTTCTTAGAAAAATGTTTGGGTCTCAAATGAAGATGAAATTACTCCCCCATTAGTTTCTCATCTTTATCTGTTTCTCATTTGTTCTTTCTGGCTGACCCCTGTAAGAAAACAGGAGCTTATTACTCATTGTTTGGTGACTTAGTTGTGTGGAATAGTTATGTAAAAGTCAATGCAGGAAGGTATAGATGCATACCAAGGAGTTTGCCCTACAGAGCTaataagacagaaaaatgttatACCAAGGAACTCGTAAGGGTATCTTTTGATTTGGTAATATGGTGTCAGTAATGAAAATAGGATTCATCTTAATGTAGATGCTAAAGTCTTGGCTGTTCCACAAAACGGCATTCTTTACCGGGCAGTGCATCTCTTCTCACCAGTGTGTTTGTTAGCGTGAGTCAATGGGGTAGTACATTTGATCTCCTGTCTCTCTTGCCCTCTGCTGCTCTTAGGTCTGCTGAGGTCTCTTCTCAAGTGTGAGAAGTGGATGCCAGCTGTGATTTCCAGAAGCACCCTTTGTACCTTGGCCTCCTGAGAAGATGGAGCCTTTCCCCAGCTTCTAAGAAAGGGGAAGAGAGTGCCCCCCCATCCCCCCCAAGAGATATTTCCCCAAGCAAGGACCAAAAGCAGGTGCACAGGGGAAGCATAGAGGATCCCTAGAATTAGGCTGAGTTGAAGGAAGTTTTATTTAACATATGTGGCTGCCTGCTACCTTtgacctttcctttttttcccctcatgctTCACTCACCAGGTCTGCTGTCTCCTCTTTTCACAGGAAAGCAAACACCCCTTTAACATTTCGAggcttctgctgctggtttcACACAGACTCCTGGGATAATGAtgctcacagctgctgcctgactACCCAGACTGATAAGGTCTCCTCAGGGTGTGCACTCAGGTGTCAACCCTGCTGACTGGGGTATGGTGAGTGGGAGATGGGAGAGTGCTggtgggatgctgctggggaggatAGGCAGTGGGGGTCTAGCTTGAAAGGATTGTTTGCCAGCCTCTTCCCCACCATCTTTGATTTAGATTGGTGGgggtttaaattattttttaggtTATTTAAATTGTTGGGgcttttaaaatgacattttaataaaGTCTTTATCACAGGAATTCTAGTTAGTTTTTGAAGTTATTGTTGGGTATCATCATCACATCCACAGAGATTGATCTGATATTTCTGTAGCAGTAGTGTTGTTTACCCATAACTGCCAGTATTTAAAGAAAGACTGCATAGCAAGTGAGTTGCTACTTTTgctctttctgcttctgctctccCTTCTCTGAGCCCACATATTATTTCCAGGAGAGATGTTGCCTCCAAATAGTTTTAACAAAAGCGGGGCTGGACCAGGACGTATGTTGGCTACTTTTAGAGTTATTAttaatttgtttgattttgctCCAAATGCCTGATTTGGATCTTTCCTGTGCATGATGATGAGGGGCACTTTGCTACCTTGTGTAGAAGTTCAAACGTATCCTGTAAAGAATTTACTGCTAACTCTACCTTGAGCATAAGCATTTCCAGAACTAGCTGGAAATGTCATTAATAAAAGCTAAAGAGCCTTTGGTTTTCCTACAGTTAGTTGGTGTTTGTTATTCAATATTCTGATACTTTCCTAGAGAAATGGttaaaacagttctgaaaaTGCAATCTCTCTGAATTATTGAAAGCAATCTTTCAAGCTTCATCTTCCTTAGATCTTTGCGGCTTtggatgaattattttttttcctaggctgAGTTTGTGGGTGCTCTGCACTGCTGACATAGCATAAAGACACTTCATTTTGTTCTTAACAGTTCTGAGCTAAAAATAACCTAGATCTACATTTTTGAGAGAGATTGGTGACAGACTGCATTGTGCTTTGGTGTGTGAATAGCCAGCTCGAAACACTACAGGAGATCAACTTTTCCAAAGTAGTGCATACCCTTGTTTACTTACATATCCAAGACACTGGAAACCTTAGCACTGAGGCTAGGccagacacaaaataaaaaagcttttcatcAACAGTCAGCAGTCCGAGCCTGATGGCAGACACAAGGGGGTGCACGAGGAAGCACTCAGAACATCCTGACTCGCAGCCTAGACAGTGGTGAGTAGACAGTGTATTGGGAAGATGCCAAGAAGAaatatgttggtttttttcaggaacGATTTGTGGAGTTGTAGTAAGTTCTCATTTTTAAGATTGATGCATATTTGAAGTCAGAAAGAGGAGAGTAAAAGAGCCAGAACAGAGCTACTTGAGGATAAGAGTTGAAGAGGAATAATGAGATTGGTGATGACAAAGATGATCAAGAAGGACAAAGTAGTGTGagctttgagtttgttttggGCAGGTATTAGTGAGGGTTATTTTAGCTGGGTGTTGATATTACCTGTCTTAGGAGCTTATATTGAgctggagagagggaaaattgGACAGTAAGCGTAAGCAGCACATTGAGAAGTGTTAGTGCTGGAAATAGCAATAAGAGTCAACCTAAGGTGTGTTTGTTTATTAGAGAATGTCTTTAAtgtgaggatgaggagctggaggagggtcaacacttcagaagaaaactgagGAAGTGgataaaaattaatatgaaacaGACCAGGAGTTCTGTTGTAACAGGACAAGCATGGGACATAGAagtaggagggaaaaaacaccCCACCTGTGGCACAAGGAATAAACTTGTAGGAAGTGAGCACATTAATATTGCCTTTGGCAAGGATTTACGCAGAAAGTGTTCACGAAGAGAGCTCTTGAAAAGTGCTTCATTTAACTTGGaaaagtcagaagaaaatttaTAAGGAGGGTACAACTGGAAAGGGAGACAGTTAAATGGCTGTGGATGAAGTAAACCTGATCACAGATCAGCCAGGAATTTGAAGCTGGGCAGACTGAGTTATGTGTTTGGCAATCATACTTCATAATTCACTAGATAGGAGTGGAGAGTAAGAAACAGAGCAAGTCTACAGTCAGTTTGTTctagaaaataaagataaagaAGGAGGAAGTGGGCTGAGATTGGATGGGATATTCTCAATAATGGAAAGAGCAAGTGAGAGGATATGAGGAAGGACATGGCAGGCAAGGGAAAAGATCAGAGAGGAAGGATGGGATAACAGAGGTCAGGAGAAAAGCAATTCTTGCTGCAGACCATGTCAAAAGAATGGCTCTGTCAGTGAGCAGAACACTGAGTGAGAGGTGCAGGGGAAATGAGAGGGCCAAGGCAAGGACACATACAGGTGACTGCTACAGAATGCCACCAAGGACATCAGCATGAACCTTGGAAGCTTCCTGAGGATGAGTGTGAGAATTTGGGAAGAAGGTCAGTAGAAACCACAGAAGGCTGATTAGGAGGAGCTGGCTGACTGGCTGGCAGTTCTTCGGAGgggaaaagagctgaaatattgctcaaaagcagacaaaatgtgatggggatggggagggtAGCCTCAGTGTGAGAAtaaggggtgggatgggatggaaagAATGGAGGTCTTTGTAAGACTGAATCTGCAGAGAGTCAGGCAAGGGCAGCCAGAATGTGTGGACGCTGGGATTTAATGGCCGTGTGGGAAGTACTTAATGTGTATCTCCCAGCTTGTGAGATATCTTGTATCTCCCTACTTGCAGCACttgaggaggagaaaggggagTGGAGACCAGGCAGAAGGATAGAACAGGAATACAAGAAGGGCCAATTGAGCAACGGTGAAGTCTTGAGAGTGGGCATAGAGAGGTGTAGGTGTGGAAAATAGCACCAAGGAGGCAGAGTAAGGGGTAGGGCTCGTTGCCTCAGGTAGATTGCTTAAGaaacaagaagcagcagctgaaggaataaaaagggagaaaggaaaccAGGCTAGATAGGGAGGGAAAACTAGAGGAATACAGAAATAAGTTGCAGCACGAGAACACATGAGAGATGTGGAGAAATAGCCCACGAGCAAGGTTAACCAAGATAGACAGTGTCTCCCTAGTCTGCAGTGACTGGTTTcctcctgtgtgtgtgtgtggccaGGCATGTTATACTTTTGACATTCCCTGTTGACTGAACTAATAATGGAAGTGTGTGTGTTAACTGAATGTCTTCTACCACATTAAAAATTGCCCTGGAGAAGGCACTTACCTAAGGTTAATatgttttttcaattttcagtcCTTCATTGGCTTCACTAGTGGCCACTCTGAGGTACTGGAGAAGACAAAGGTCACTGGAAAGAGTGGGGTATGAGGAAccagggagaagggaaacaaaTCAGTCACCAATACTGCAGGATTTGGTTCCTCATCAGAGATTTATTTCACACAGGTTTCAGATCCTTAGAGCAACAGAACTAAAGCAGAAACTCTGTGGTACTCGAACCAGACAAACACTAATTTCTGCTACCCTAGTTGTTTGAAGAATTGCAATCACAGTCTTTACTCTGAAATCAATTTCACTTCTCTATAGGACTATACAGTAAAAACTTGGTGTGCTGCAGACAGAATAACAGTTTTGCTAAGATTCAGAACTCAAGTGGTTTTTCCTCATAGGTGTCAACATACCTTGAGAACAAAAATCATCTTTTATGTCACAGGTGTGCATTACAGTGGCTACTTAATGGATTATACATGCTGTCATAAACATTTACAGTACTCtagaatatttataattttttttattaatacagTCATGACATAAGCATAACAGTACACATTACAGATTTTGGTAAACTCATAAAACAGAGGTATTGTGGACAGTTTGCAAGCCATATATAGAAGCTAATTAATTACTTGTTAGACACCATAAtagttaatttattatttatttgctattctttggtaaatatattttgatataAAGCATAGCTCATTATCCTCAGACTgcattttggaagaaaagacaaagaaaagtgAAGTGACTTTCTCAAGGTCATTTTGGCAGTGTGTGCTAGAGCAAGGCATGAATAGAGCTTTCCAAGTTTTGCCAGATCCCTATTGCACATGCCATTATATTAAAAGTCAAGATTATATTTGTTCCAATAATACCATTAAAACTTAATTAAAACAAGCCTAAAGCAAAATTTGAAAGCCTACTTTGCAGCTGAAAGGAAtgttgtgctttttcttttgatgtagatctctgcagaaaataatttctttagtAATTTCCAAATATGTTTCATTACATGGTGGAATGTATATACCCTCTTGGATTCAGtgattttcaggttttgtgcttccaggaaaaaaatatgtgccAAGAGGATCTCTGAtgtttatatattaatttttttttaattctagttTAAACTAATTTTGCATGGAAGAAATGAGATCTGGAGAGTGTTGTGTTCTGTGGAAAAACTGTGACCTTCAGGGCAAGGTTTGCATCTCAAGAAAAGTGTATACTTCCAGAGTCTTGATTGTTGTGTTTCATAGATACTTGAAGCTTCATTTTCCTACTTGTTAGCTTGAAATATTCTATTTGATatattttgtcttattttcctGAGATAGAAGTTGTGCTAAGAGATAATTAGCgttgtgctttgcttttctacACGTTCCAGTTCATTGCCAGAGACATGCTTGTCATGGTGTTCACCAGATCTCTTGGAAGGTGTGACAGCTGCCAACAGCAGTATCAGCAATGCCTGGGCAGGTGTGTGATCAGAGCAAATCCAAGCTATGGCTGAAGCCCTCTGTATTTTCCATAagacacatttttctcttgctgctaGTGaaatttcaaatgtgttttatgTCCTGATCAGGAAATAAAGTTCTTCACCAAGTTCTCCTGCTTACCtagtgggattttttaaaatgtttgtttccaCACTGGAGAAATGCTGGGTTGTATGAATGCAGAATTCAGATGCACCTGCTTAAATTCCATGACCTAGAAAATAGGTCtgatttgttttcagagcttggcaaaaaaaaaagtcgtTAAAAAGTGAAAGTAATAATATAGACTTTCTGACCTGAAGTTTACAACATGCTCTTCTTCAGAAAAACTTCTGGGTTGGAAGAATGTCTAGTATGACACCCAGCCCTCTTTGCGTAGTGCAACATTCTTTACATCATTTGTGCAATCCCCTGTGTGATGACTCCCATGTTCAGCTTTCCACAGCTCTAGTCACTCTTGCATAGCTTTCAATTGCATGCCTCTTCTTAGAGTTGTAGGGACTTGTTCTTTCTTCTTAGGTCCACATAAACCAGTAATTAGCATTTTAAATCATTCATACAACATTGGTGCAAGTCAGAGTATATGAGGAAATCTCATGTAGCATTTTAAGTagagttttattttctattttgtttcaaGCTTATTCTTCTAAATATTGTCTTAGTATAAATCTTAATGGGATAATGCAAGTCTTTGCTCTATTGAATTCAAGTTGGTCTTTGCTCTTTTCAATACATGTTTTTATCACCCTTCATGTTGCAGTTTTTTTGGAGTATCTAAACATATTTAAGTTGATATGttatgtttgttttattaatcTTCTGTTCTCTAATTTCTAAGTTGTTTCCATGTGTGATTTTACTGTTCTAGGTATTTTAAAAGCACGGTTTCAGGCAGACAGATTTGAATTGTTAAATTATTTAAGTGATTTATTTGTTGTCCATCTGCTATTTCTGACAGTACATCTGGTTATAAtacaataattttctttttaatagaagTGTCTctatctaattttctttttactaaaAGTGTCAATATCATTAGCCCTTGATAAATTGTTACCTCTTTGTTTTCAGATATTATGTAGAGTTTCTCATGCTGTGATTTTACTCTAGACTAGtctttcttctgtgaaataGTTCATAATTTTCTTGCTgacagtaattttattttcatatgttgtaggaaaaactgaaatgatTTCTGAAAGTAGTATATATTTAATGGAATcacagcttttcacagaatctgATAGATTGCAATATAAAAACCaggtaataatatttttataatacagAAACACCTTCATGCATTAAATGTAGATGTAATTTTTATGCATACTTGCAATAGCTATTAGCACAATAGTTTTAATAGAGTTTCAAGCTTATTTTCAATTaagtgagaaataaataaattgtattaCTTAGTGAATGAGTCATCAAGTTTTTGTCACCCTACCCTGGTTGAATAGGCCACAATAACATTGTTGTTATAATTTAAATGGTATTGATTACAATgccagaaatgttttttaataaattgaaatattaatatttctatattttgcaagaaaatggCCAGTTAAGTTCCATGCCACACATTATTAAAatgtatgaagaaaaaaaaggtctgCTGAAAAGCCAAAATCCCAGCAAGTGGGATGCTGATATTGAAGATGACAACTGCCCTGCTAAAGAGTGAGAAAACTGAGTGAGAAAGTCTTTAGATGCCAGAGTTTCTGGTTTTTGTGGCATCAAAACTCATGTCCCTTCATGGGGTATTTCAGTGCTTCAGAACTCACTGTGGAAAAAATCTAGTTTGAGTCCCAGGtcaaaaaattcctttgaatttgaatttttccaGCTGAGCTGATACACGGGATATGAACGGGAACAAATTATGGGGACAAAAGCAGAAGTCAGGAAACAATTAGATTATGTGATACATTACCTCAGCttgatgaaaaaaaccaacctgtaTTTCATTCATTCCTAGAGGATGACTGCCAGTTTCTGATTCACTGGGAATTTGGTTTAATACTTTCTTATAAATCTTAAGAAATGAATGAAGATACTGTATTAACATACATTCTCAAATGTTGCTGTATTATTTCAAATTGGTGTATATGTATGTACAGTTACAGGTAGGTATGAATGAATATGTGCTGTGAAATTGGCTTGCAGTTCGACACTGTAAAAAGAATTGctccatttaatttcttttcctttgtagtAATATACAGTAATGGAAGAAGCTGAGATtgagctgttttctgttttccagaaagcTATGAAGGGATAGAAGACAGGGGGTGTTCTGAGTATATATAGTGAGGAGAGCTGAGATGTTAGGAACAATGGTGCAGGCATGAAACAGTCCTGAAATAGTTAGCCAGGGATAAATTATCTGGACCTGATCAGTTACTTCCAGAATCATAGTGATGGGAGGGGTTACCCAGAAGCTGTGTGAGTTCTGCTGCTTGTTTGTGATTTGCCTTTCAGATGTTACAAGGTTGGCaccctttttttctgcatagaACTAGACCAGCGACTCAGGTCAGAAGAAACAATTCAAGTAAAATAGATCTTCatgcaatttaaaatatctCTCTGGCTTCCATACATTTTCATCAGTGCCATGCTTCATTTTTTGAGGTGTTCTTGAAGTTGCAGGCTTTCTTGTTCACTGCTAATAACCACAGACAGAAAGAGCTAACACTAAATGAGTGAAAAATTGTGAGACAGCAGTGttgcaggagcccagcagcttGTCCTATACTTTTGTCTCCTGTTCCGCCCCTCACCTCTgcaaaataagattaaaaaaccCATACCACCATAAGCAGAGCACTTCTCTTCCCCTTATTCCTCCACTTCTGAAACATCCTCAGTTTGAGAGAAGAAGAGAACCCATTGATGTAGTTTTGGGAAAGCTATCCTAAAGCCGTGCACTTTCTCCTAGTGGGCACAGCTCGGCAGGGGAGGTTGTTCTCAGTTTTGAGCAGCAGTGATGTGGATGGGAGGAGGTTGATTACAGCAAGGGATGAGAAGCATGCATTTACATagtctccttttccctgccacCTCTCCACTCTCCAGCAAGCATGGGTTTATTTTAGCATTGGCATTCTGAAGCAGGATTAATTTTCCCCTGAATAggtcaggctggagcagagccaggaaacATGGCCTTTCATAGCTGGGGTGACTCAGGAAGGCAGAGATACCTACTAAGTAGACAGGGCCTATAACTGCTGGGCCAATGCCCAGTGCAAGAGAAGTATCCTGGAATAACCTTTCTGATAAACAGCAGAAAAGTCCGTATGGAGTCTTTTTCCAGAAGAGGATGCCAGGCTGAACCAGGCTGTCGTGCTGCCCTCTGCTGTTTGCATTCggggaaaaaagtaaatccGTGATGAAACCCCGCAAATCCGAAACAAAGCGTAGCTAGGAAAGCAGTAGCGGGTGAACGCGTGCTTTCAGCCTCGCCTTTCAGGCAGTGCTTCAGCCAGCTGAAATGTGCCCGTGTATCTTCACTAGCAGTTCTGTTCATAGTAACAGAACATGGCTAATAGTTTTCTTACAAGTTTTATTTCTGGTagggcccttgtggctctgcaaaGCAACTTGTgacagaaataatgtttttttacATGCTTGTTTGTGTTTCAGTGTGCAGGGAAGATGGAGAGTAAGAAATTTCTATCAGTAACTCAGATTTTTAGCTATCCTTATTATTATGTAGAATTATTAAATTCCCTACTTACACATATTTGATACAAAGTTGTGTAGAAAGCTACAGCCATCTTGTCTAAACACATGACACCTGGAAAGTGTCTAGGACCTTTTTACCATAGCTAATCCATCAGGCAGCATGGAAGCAAAATGGAAGTAATCTAATATGTCATCAGAGCTAAAGGAAATTGCCATTAAGGGGTATTTCCTGGCCCTGATGCAGTACACTCCCGGTAGACTTGGAGCCTGTGTAGCCCTGAACACTTGCACATCTGCAGATGTCCCAGCAGATGTTAGGAGCTGTGTTTAGGGTTCTGCTCTGGAACATAACAGCTGGGCTGATTTCATGGCCCTAATAAAGTAAATGAGCTTGTGGTGTATGATTCTGGAAACTCACTACTTTGCTTCACAAAGGAGGTGTTAATGTTAAGCTTTGATCCCATCTTAATGCTTGTATCTTTAAATGTGATATGCATGTTTCACTTCTTGATactgattttaaaacacttaCCTTCAATTTCTTTGTCACAAATATACCATCCTGACTGTGTGGGGTTTTGACTTAGCTATCAATGTGCCTGTGGCTCtctttcaaaggaaagaaacttcTCATTTTACAGCTAATAAAACAAAtctataaaatcaaaataaatgcagaactGATCAGAACCTTGTGACTCAGCAGGTGTTGTACAGtgataaataaaagcaactgTAGTCATTTATCCTGTCAGCAACTCAACAAATTGTTGTACAATGTGCAGAGGCTTGTGGTGACTTGTTTATGCACACA
Above is a window of Motacilla alba alba isolate MOTALB_02 chromosome 4, Motacilla_alba_V1.0_pri, whole genome shotgun sequence DNA encoding:
- the SLC25A4 gene encoding ADP/ATP translocase 1 — its product is MGDQALSFVKDFLAGGIAAAVSKTAVAPIERVKLLLQVQHASKQITADKQYKGIVDCIVRIPKEQGIASFWRGNLANVIRYFPTQALNFAFKDKYKQIFLGGVDKHKQFWRYFAGNLASGGAAGATSLCFVYPLDFARTRLAADVGKGATEREFSGLGDCIVKIFKSDGLKGLYQGFSVSVQGIIIYRAAYFGVYDTAKGMLPDPKNVHIIVSWMIAQSVTAVAGLVSYPFDTVRRRMMMQSGRKGADIMYKGTIDCWRKIAKDEGSKAFFKGAWSNVLRGMGGAFVLVLYDEIKKYV